Below is a window of Chloroflexota bacterium DNA.
CATCTGTTCTCGCAAGGACTGGGCGCGGCCTTCGTCATCGGCAGCGTCATTTCGTTGTGGGCCGGTGCGACAGCCCTCGGCTGGGCGCTGTCGTGGATCGTCATCGGGCTGGCCGCCTTGAACCTGTTTGGCGGATTCTGCGTGGGGTGCTTTGTCTACTACTGGCTCAATCGCGTCCACGTTCCCGGCTTCGTCAAAGCGCCGCCGCCTGGAACGTTTCCGGGAACCAAGCCGAGATAAGAAGTGCCACGCCAGAAATTCAATGTTGGCGAAACTGCCGAAGTCAACTGCACCTATTTTGAGAATGGGAAGCGGGTGACCGGTTGGCTGACCGGAAGCGTAGTGGAAGCCGACTTTCGCATGGCGGCAATAAAATTTACGACCGACGTATTCTCCAGCAATGGCTGGCCTGTCCCCGACCGGATTTTATGGTGCGCCCACGGCTCACCCAACATCCGGCGGCTATATTCGTTCAATCCGTTGTCAAAGAAAAAAGGAGACTTGCTATGAGCAACTATGCCCGACCCGAAGCACTGGTGGACACCCAATGGGTGGCCGAACATTTGAAGGACCCGAAGGTGCGGATCGTCGAGTCCGACGAGGATATTCTGTTGTATGACCAGGGCCACATCCCCGGCGCAGTGATGATTGACTGGGTGGCCGACCTGAACGACAAAGTGCGGCGCGACTACCTGGGCCGCGAAGGCTTTGAAAAGTTGTGCGCCGGCAAAGGCATTGGCAACGACACCACCGTCGTCTTCTACGGCGACAAGAACAACTGGTGGGCCTGCTACGCCTTCTGGGTGTTCCAACTCTTCGGCCACCCCAACGCCAAGATTCTCAACGGCGGACGCAAAAAGTGGATTGACGAGGGCCGCGAACTGAGCAAGGAAATGCCGGCCTACCCGGCGGCCAGCTATCACGCTCAGGAACGCGCCGACTACAAGATTCGGGCTTATCGCGACCAGGTGCTGGCCCACGTCAACGAGAAGCGCCCACTGGTGGACGTGCGCTCACCCAAAGAGTTCACCGGCGAACTTTTGCACATGGAAGCCTACCCACAGGAAGGCGCTCTGCGCGGCGGCCATATTCCCGGCGCCAAGAGCATCCCCTGGGCCAAAGCCGTCAACGAAGACGCCACCTTCAAGTCGGCGGAAGACCTGAAGCAGTTGTACGAAGTCGAGAACGGCCTCAAGCCAGATCAGAACATCATCGCCTATTGCCGCATCGGCGAACGTTCGTCGCACACCTGGTTCGTGCTCACCTACCTGCTCGGCTATCCGACCGTCCGCAACTACGATGGCTCGTGGACGGAGTGGGGCAACCTCGTCGGGGCGCCGATTGAAAAACCGTGACGACAAACGTCAAGCGACAAACGACTCCCCAACATGTCGTTTCACGTTTGACGTTTGGCTGATGGTTTGATTCTGATTAGAAACAATGGACGTTCTTTCTCGTACTCTCATCACCCTGGCAATATGTTTCGCCGGTTTGGCCGCCTTCCTGCTCCTGTCGCGGGTGACTCTGCTTCGGGCCAGGAACAAAACCCTGGGTCTGGAGGCGGCCCGCCCCGGCCTGCCCACGATCCTATACTTCACCACGCCGACGTGTGTGCCGTGCCGCACTGTTCAAGGCCCGGCGATTGAGTCGGTGGCAAAGGCGCACGGCGGCGACATGCAGGTGATTAAAATTGATGCTCAGGAGCGTCCCGAAGTGGCTGACCACTGGGGCGTGTTGAGCGTGCCCACCACCTTCATTCTCGACCGGGGCGGCCAACCGCGCTTCCTGAACGCGGGCGTGACCCGGGCCGAAAAGCTGGAGCGACAACTAACTGAGGCCGGGCTTTGAATCTGACAACGGATAAAATCAAAACAAATCCGCTTCGTTCGTTTCATCCGTTGTCAAAAAATGGAGAAGTATCATGAGCATCGCGCTCGAACACATTGACCCCAACTCGGTTGAGTTGAGTCACGAAGAAATCAAACGCTACTCGCGCCACCTGATCATGCCCGAAGTGGGCTTGAGCGGGCAGAAGAAACTTAAGGCCGCTTCGGTATTGCTGGTTGGCACCGGCGGTCTGGGGTCGCCGCTGGCGATGTATCTGGCCGCCGCCGGTGTGGGCCGCATCGGCCTGGTGGATTACGACGTGGTGGACGCCAGCAACTTGCAGAGACAAGTCGTGCATGGCACGTCTACCATCGGGAAGTTGAAAGTGGAGTCGGCCCGCGACCGGATACTGGACATCAACCCCGACATTCGGGTGGATGTCTACAACGAGCTATTCACCTCGGCCACGGCGATGAGAATCGCCAGGCCCTACGACATCATCATTGACGGCACGGACAACTTCCCCACACGCTATCTGGTCAATGATGTGTGCGTCTTGTTGGGCAAGCCAAACGTTTACGGCTCGATCTTCCGCTTTGAAGGACAGGCCTCGGTCTTCTGGGCCGAGCACGGGCCGTGCTACCGTTGTCTGTTCCCAGAGCCGCCGCCACCCGGCCTCGTCCCCTCGTGTGCCGAAGGCGGCGTGTTCGGCGTCCTGCCCGGCACGGTCGGCACCATCCAGGCTACTGAAGCCATCAAGCTCATCATCGGCGCGGGCGACTCGCTCGTGGGTCGGCTCCTGCTGTACGATGCGCTGGCGATGACGTTCGACACGGTGAAATTGCGCAAGAACCCCAACTGCCTGGTTTGTTCTGATCATCCGACCGTCACCGAATTGATTGACTACGAGCAGTTCTGTGGCATGCCGATGAACGACCATCAGGGCGACGTTGGCTCCGGCGAAGGCTGGGACATCACCGTGAAGGAGTTGCGGCAGAAGATGGAAGCCAGCGGCGGGGTGAAAAACTTCCGGCTGATTGACGTGCGCGAGCCGCACGAGTGGGAGATCGCCCACATCGAAGGCGCAGAGTTGATCCCGCTCGGCTCGCTGGCCGCCCACATGAACGAGCTGGACTCGGCCCAGGAGATCGTTCTGCAATGCAAGACCGGCGGGCGTTCAGGCAAGGCCCTTGAACTTCTGCGCGGCGCGGGCTTTCGCAAGCTCAAGAACCTCAAGGGTGGCATCCTGGCCTGGGCGCGGGAGGTTGACCCGGAAGTGCCGATGTATTGATTTTGGATTTGAGAATTTGGATTTTTGGATTGGTTCGCGGCTCCGATGGAGCCGCGATTTTTTCTCACTCGCCAGAGAGTATAATCATGGCATGTTCATAATAGCAAAAAATTGGAACTCCTTTGTTGTTATTTCCCTCATCCTGTCTTCATGCACAAAAGTCGATTTGGTTGCTCCGGCACCAATTACGATTCCAGACTTGTCTCCAACCCCAACTCTTCGCTCCTCAATACCAGCCACGCTGACATTACCGCCTGCCTCACCCACCCCTGAGCCTACCCAGGCACCAACCACGCCAACAATGCCGCCTATATCACCCACCCCCAAGCCTGCGCAGACACCGACTGCTGTATTAACAGGCAAGATCCTTTACACAGAAGAGAGCGGAGACACTATCCTTGTTCTTGATTTGGCGACAGGTGAAATTACGAATTTCCCTCAGCCTGGAAGGCAAATGTGTCCTGGTGGCGGAATTCTCTCGCCAGATGGGCGCTGGCTTGCTATAGGAGGAGAAGGTTCGCTGTGGATGGTTGACTTAGCAAACTGCGAATATTTCCTCGCAGTTGACATACAAAGTATTGATACCAATTACATCAGCAGTTACGTTCAAGGCGTCCGTTGGCTCTCAAGCGGTTATGGCTATCTTCACATTGAAACCTGCATACCGCTTGAGTGCTTATATTTATACAATCCCGAAACCAGAATCAATCGAAGCCTTGGCGCTCATTACGATGAAGGCGTTTGGTCAAAGGATGATCTTTGCGCAATTGTGGGCGGGCCCTTTTACCCTGAGGTTGTTGCCGTACAAGAGTATAACATTCATGCATATAACGCGGCAAAAGATTTCCACTACGGAGCCGTCACTGGTGCCTATGAAATTAATCCTCACTGGGGTGCTGAACCATGCAATTTGATTTACAACCGTTACGAAATTCTGCCGCCTGATCTGGATCAGTTTATCGCCATAACTACCAGAAACTTCGAATCCAATTCCTGGATGCCCGGCCCGGCTGAAATCTGGCAAGTCGACTCATATACAGGCGTCAACAAGCCGTTGTTGACATCTTCAGATTACAATTTCTATCCAGTGAGCTGGCTCAGCAGCAACCTCATCGTCCGACGAATCCCCTATCAAAAGCAAGTTTTCGGCATATTTGGCGGGCCTGACCCGGTTAGCGAAGGCGGTGCTCTTCTACTCTTTGATACCACAACCCAAACTCTGACCCCCTATACAGCGCCAATACCCACGCCTGAGTACACGTTTAACCCTCATCCCGACATAATAATTCTGTACGAATCCCTGTCAGGTGACTATCGCCTTGAGGAAAGATTCGGTAACAACGATTTATGGCTGGTTGAGGCAAATGGGTATGAGAAACGACTTATTGGCTCAGCTGATTCTTACGCCTACCTCCCCTGAAAATTTAATGGATTGATGATGGCCCGAAAGGCAATGGCGACGAGCGGCGGCAGGCCAGCCCTGACAGTGCGTTCCATCAATGTTACGCCATCCTGGGCGCGAAAGGTGAACTCGTGCGTAACGTCCTTGAAGTCAGGGTCTTTGGCGACGAAGGCGAAACGAGTCGGAGATTGGAACGCAGACGCGAAGCGCGCAGATTGGCGCAGATATTTCTGAAAAAAATCAGCGACGATCAACGCACAAAGCAGGGTTTTCCCGCTATTTCAGGCCGGGCAATCGGGCGGGGTGAGGGTGAGCGGCGGGCCGGGCGGGCCGGCAAAATCGAAGCAGTCCAACATGTCGCTGGCTTCGGCGTCACGTTCGGTGAGCGGGTCAAGATTGAATATCGTTTCGATGAAGCGCAAGGTGCTGACGTGCGAGTGAAGCTCGTGCGAGATGTAGCCGCGCCGGGCGTAAGGACTGATGACCAGGCACGGCACACGATGTCCGTAACGAAACGACGTGCCATCCTTCCAATCTTCAATAGTCGGCGGCTCAACATGATCGTAGAAGCCGCCCCAATCGTCCCACACCAAAAACACCGCCGTCGTCGGCCATTGCGGGCTACTCATCAACGCATTCAACACTTTAACGGCGTAAGTTTGGGCGTCACACAGGCTGGCCGGCGGGTGGCCGCTCTTTTCGAGGCCGCCTTCGAGGAAGGATGAGTTAAGCCACGAGACGTTGGGCAGAGTGCCCTGTCCGGCGTCGAGAAAGAATTGCGCATCCTGACGATCCATCGCTTCCGGGCGGCCAGCTTTGCTTTTGATGTCAGTGAAGATGCCGCCATAATCGCGCCAGGTCAAGCCGCGCGGGTCGAGGCGGTCGGGCAGAGTTGAGATGTCGAGGCAGAAGTCGGGACAGACATCGCTCGGAAATGGGGTGTTGACGATAGGCGACTGGGCGGCGACGAGCATGAGATAGTTGGGATGCGACGGGCCGCGCACGTCGGCGAAGAACTTGTCGCACAAAGTGAACTCGCGGGCCAACTGCCAGTAGATCGGTGCAGTGACTTCGTTGTAAGAGCAGGCGGCTTCGGCGGTGGTGGCTCCGCCCGGCACGAAGGCGTGGTAATGTTGATGCGGCGGATCGGCGAACAAAGCATCAGGGCAATCCTGCCCGGCATATTCGCCGTCCGCGCCGGGGAAGCCGGCAAACAAACTGTCGAAGGTGTGGTTTTCCTGGATGAAGACGACGATTTGCTTGATGAGGTCGGACGGCGCGGGCGTGGCGGTTGGGGACGGAGTTGGCGTTGAAGTGGCAGTCGGGGTGAGGGTGAGAGTCGGGCTTGGGGTCGAGGTTGGCGGCTGAACCGTTGAGGAAGTGGTCGGGCTGGGCCGTTGCGTCGGGGCCGCGCAACCGGCGAGCAGTCCGGCTCCGGTGGTCAGCAGAGTCCGCAGGAAACGTCGGCGTGAAAATGGACTGGCGGGCATGAGGATCAATGATTATACGCGCGAAAGCGACTAATACTTTTCCGGTTTCCGGTTTCCGGTTTTGTTAGTCGCGGCGAGGGGCGGATAGACTGGTATAATCGCCCGTTGGCGGCAACTAATTTGGACTTTTTGTGTTGTATTTTTCGCAATCCGCCAAATTGTAGGCGGGCGGTAAGTAGCCCGCCTATCATTCTGTATAGACGAGGTTCTGTTCAATGGAGAAATCCGATTATCTGCGGCTTTACAAGCAAATGGTGCTGATTCGCCGCATTGAGGAGAAGTGCGCCGAGCTTTACCAGCAGGGCAAGATCGGCGGCTTTTTGCATTTGTACATCGGGCAGGAAGCGGTGGGCGTGGGCGCGGTGGCGGCCATGAAGCAACAGGATCACATCATCACCGCCTATCGCGATCATGGCATTGCGCTGGCGGTTGGCATGGAGGCCGGGGTGGTGATGGCCGAACTGCTGGGCAAAGCCACCGGCAGTTCGGGCGGCAAGGGCGGCTCGATGCACCTGGCCGACGTGAGCAAACATTTCTGGGGCGGCCATGCCATTGTGGGCGCGCATTTGCCGCTGGCAACCGGCCTGGCCCTTTCATTTCAATACCAGCACAACGACTCGGTCATCATTTGCATGATGGGCGACGGGGCGACCAACATCGGTTACTTCCACGAGTCGCTCAACCTGTCCAAAGTGTGGAAACTGCCCATCGTGTGGATGGTGGAGAACAATCAGTATGGCATGGGTACGGCGGTCGAGCGCGCTTCGGCGGTGGGCGAAATTAGGCAGAAGGCTTTGGGTTACGACATGGCCAACGCCCGCGTGGATGGCATGGATTTGCTGGCGATGAAGGAAGCCACCGCCGCCGCGCTGGAACACGCCCGCTCTGGCAAAGGCCCCTTCCTCCTCGAAGCCATGACTTACCGGTTTCGCGGCCACTCGATGGGCGACCCCGAACGCTACCGCAAACCGGACGAGATCAAGAAGTGGCAGGAAGATGATCCCATCGGCCAATACCACGATCATCTGACCAAGAAAAAAATCGCCACCGCGAAAGAACTGGACGCGATGGAGGCGCAGGTGGAAGAAGAAACCGCCGCCGCCGTGCGCTTTGCCGAAGAAAGCCCGAACCCTGCGCCCGAGGCGCTGTGGGAAAATATTTACGCTTAAGAAGGGTCAACGGATTGAACAGATTGAACAGATAAACTTTAGAAATAATCCGTTCAATACGATAAATCCGTTGACCCCAACTCTCATGCCACAACTCACGATGCGCGAAGCCATCTCTCAGGCTTTATGGGAAGAGATGGAAGCTAACCCTAAAATTTTCCTGCTCGGCGAAGAGATCGGCGTGTGGGGCGGAACCTACGCCGTCACGCGCGGCTTCTACGATCACTTCGGCGCAGAGCGGGTGAAAGACACCCCGATTGCCG
It encodes the following:
- a CDS encoding sulfurtransferase, encoding MSNYARPEALVDTQWVAEHLKDPKVRIVESDEDILLYDQGHIPGAVMIDWVADLNDKVRRDYLGREGFEKLCAGKGIGNDTTVVFYGDKNNWWACYAFWVFQLFGHPNAKILNGGRKKWIDEGRELSKEMPAYPAASYHAQERADYKIRAYRDQVLAHVNEKRPLVDVRSPKEFTGELLHMEAYPQEGALRGGHIPGAKSIPWAKAVNEDATFKSAEDLKQLYEVENGLKPDQNIIAYCRIGERSSHTWFVLTYLLGYPTVRNYDGSWTEWGNLVGAPIEKP
- a CDS encoding thioredoxin family protein, whose product is MDVLSRTLITLAICFAGLAAFLLLSRVTLLRARNKTLGLEAARPGLPTILYFTTPTCVPCRTVQGPAIESVAKAHGGDMQVIKIDAQERPEVADHWGVLSVPTTFILDRGGQPRFLNAGVTRAEKLERQLTEAGL
- the moeB gene encoding molybdopterin-synthase adenylyltransferase MoeB, which codes for MSIALEHIDPNSVELSHEEIKRYSRHLIMPEVGLSGQKKLKAASVLLVGTGGLGSPLAMYLAAAGVGRIGLVDYDVVDASNLQRQVVHGTSTIGKLKVESARDRILDINPDIRVDVYNELFTSATAMRIARPYDIIIDGTDNFPTRYLVNDVCVLLGKPNVYGSIFRFEGQASVFWAEHGPCYRCLFPEPPPPGLVPSCAEGGVFGVLPGTVGTIQATEAIKLIIGAGDSLVGRLLLYDALAMTFDTVKLRKNPNCLVCSDHPTVTELIDYEQFCGMPMNDHQGDVGSGEGWDITVKELRQKMEASGGVKNFRLIDVREPHEWEIAHIEGAELIPLGSLAAHMNELDSAQEIVLQCKTGGRSGKALELLRGAGFRKLKNLKGGILAWAREVDPEVPMY
- the pdhA gene encoding pyruvate dehydrogenase (acetyl-transferring) E1 component subunit alpha, with the translated sequence MEKSDYLRLYKQMVLIRRIEEKCAELYQQGKIGGFLHLYIGQEAVGVGAVAAMKQQDHIITAYRDHGIALAVGMEAGVVMAELLGKATGSSGGKGGSMHLADVSKHFWGGHAIVGAHLPLATGLALSFQYQHNDSVIICMMGDGATNIGYFHESLNLSKVWKLPIVWMVENNQYGMGTAVERASAVGEIRQKALGYDMANARVDGMDLLAMKEATAAALEHARSGKGPFLLEAMTYRFRGHSMGDPERYRKPDEIKKWQEDDPIGQYHDHLTKKKIATAKELDAMEAQVEEETAAAVRFAEESPNPAPEALWENIYA